One stretch of Candidatus Bathyarchaeia archaeon DNA includes these proteins:
- a CDS encoding formylmethanofuran dehydrogenase subunit A, producing MTEMLIKNGFVFDPINGINGEKMDIAIKDGKIVASVNEKTAQIVDASGLTVMPGAVDIHTHIAGGEVNTGRMIRPEDHVKDVERKTALTRSGVGYSIPSTFTTGYRYAKMGYTTVMNPSMAPLEAKHTHEELNDIPMLDKASYPLIGDWWFVLEYLSKDKIEECARHVAWMMSTTKGYAIKIVNPGGLESWGFGGNVHSIDDQVPNFCITPREIVRGLAKVNKLLNLPHSIHLHTNNLGLPGNYTTTLDTMKALEDIYTGDRPVGHITHLQFSSFAGDGWGNMKSAAEEISKYINNHNHMTFDMGQVIFSETTTMTADGPFEFTLYQLSGHKWVNSDIETETSGGIIPMHYKRTSAVNAVQWSIGLELALLIEDPWKIFMTTDHPNGGPFFAYPKIMAWLTSRKARMAMLKKCHKKAQARSLLPSIKRELSLYELAIVTRAGQAKALGLKDKGHLGVGADGDVAIYNINPETTDISQKYKTARAAFGSAAYTIKDGQIVVKDGEVVKTPSGKTMWLNVDTNEPCLIDEDMKRRFKDYWTIEYDNYPVFDHCIKVPSPITVKADV from the coding sequence ATGACTGAAATGCTCATAAAAAACGGCTTCGTCTTTGACCCCATTAACGGGATTAACGGCGAAAAAATGGACATAGCCATCAAAGACGGCAAAATAGTCGCGAGCGTGAACGAGAAAACCGCCCAAATTGTTGATGCTTCTGGCTTAACGGTTATGCCTGGCGCTGTGGACATTCATACCCACATTGCAGGTGGCGAAGTTAACACTGGACGCATGATTCGTCCTGAAGACCACGTTAAGGATGTGGAGCGCAAAACGGCTCTCACCCGGTCAGGTGTCGGCTACTCGATTCCTTCAACCTTCACCACAGGTTATCGTTACGCAAAGATGGGTTACACCACCGTCATGAACCCCTCCATGGCTCCATTGGAGGCTAAACACACTCACGAAGAACTCAACGACATACCCATGCTGGACAAAGCCTCCTACCCCCTTATCGGGGACTGGTGGTTTGTTCTCGAATACTTAAGCAAAGACAAAATCGAGGAATGCGCACGTCACGTTGCGTGGATGATGAGTACAACCAAAGGCTACGCCATAAAAATTGTTAACCCTGGCGGCTTAGAAAGCTGGGGCTTTGGCGGCAACGTTCACAGCATCGATGACCAAGTGCCTAACTTTTGCATCACTCCGCGGGAAATAGTGCGCGGTTTAGCTAAAGTAAACAAGCTGCTTAACCTGCCCCACTCAATACACTTACACACAAACAATCTGGGATTGCCTGGCAACTACACCACCACCTTAGACACAATGAAAGCACTGGAAGACATTTACACCGGCGACCGCCCCGTCGGGCACATCACCCACCTGCAGTTCAGCAGTTTCGCTGGCGACGGTTGGGGCAACATGAAATCCGCCGCGGAAGAAATCTCCAAATACATCAACAACCACAACCATATGACCTTCGACATGGGTCAAGTCATATTCTCCGAAACCACAACCATGACCGCTGACGGTCCCTTCGAGTTTACCCTCTACCAGTTGAGCGGACACAAATGGGTCAACTCTGACATCGAGACTGAAACAAGCGGCGGCATCATACCTATGCATTATAAACGCACAAGCGCTGTTAACGCCGTCCAATGGTCAATCGGTTTAGAGCTTGCGTTGCTAATTGAAGACCCGTGGAAAATCTTCATGACCACCGACCACCCCAACGGCGGGCCCTTCTTTGCTTATCCAAAAATCATGGCGTGGCTCACCAGCCGAAAAGCCCGCATGGCTATGCTTAAGAAGTGCCACAAGAAAGCCCAAGCCCGAAGCTTGCTGCCCTCGATTAAGCGCGAGTTAAGTCTGTATGAATTAGCAATTGTAACCCGCGCTGGTCAAGCCAAAGCTCTGGGGCTAAAAGATAAAGGTCATCTGGGTGTTGGCGCCGACGGCGACGTAGCCATATACAACATTAACCCTGAAACCACAGACATATCCCAGAAGTACAAGACTGCCCGTGCAGCTTTCGGCAGCGCGGCGTACACAATTAAAGACGGCCAAATTGTGGTTAAAGACGGAGAGGTTGTCAAGACCCCCAGCGGCAAAACAATGTGGCTTAACGTGGACACAAACGAACCCTGCCTCATTGACGAAGACATGAAACGCCGGTTCAAAGACTACTGGACCATCGAATACGACAACTACCCCGTGTTTGACCACTGCATTAAGGTTCCAAGTCCAATAACTGTAAAGGCGGATGTCTAA
- a CDS encoding molybdopterin dinucleotide binding domain-containing protein yields MVDQKLRATIITGRTIDQGVGKELGKGSQEYFDSAAVCFMDKVDMIKLGLRNGANVQVTSKYGSVVVKARKFPRGSMPGMVFIPCGLWANAVCGDDTFSMGMPMFKGFPVDVEPAPDQTVLTLNELLKKEFGKGM; encoded by the coding sequence ATGGTAGACCAAAAGTTACGTGCAACTATAATCACGGGCAGAACAATAGATCAAGGCGTAGGCAAAGAACTGGGGAAAGGCTCCCAAGAATACTTTGACAGCGCCGCTGTCTGTTTTATGGACAAAGTAGATATGATAAAACTTGGCTTGCGAAACGGAGCCAACGTTCAAGTAACCTCCAAGTACGGTTCAGTTGTGGTGAAGGCAAGGAAATTTCCGCGAGGTTCCATGCCTGGGATGGTTTTCATACCATGCGGTCTTTGGGCAAACGCTGTTTGCGGAGATGACACCTTCAGTATGGGTATGCCCATGTTCAAAGGGTTCCCCGTGGATGTGGAGCCCGCCCCCGATCAGACCGTTTTAACCCTAAATGAGCTTCTCAAAAAAGAGTTTGGAAAGGGAATGTAA
- a CDS encoding formylmethanofuran dehydrogenase subunit B, with protein sequence MTTELKSIVCPICGCLCDDLEVTVEDNKIVKMKNGCAVCEAKMVHGYNSEERILKPMIRKDGTLVPVSMDEAVHKAAQILADAKYPLLFGWSSSTSEAQRVGVELAEELGSALDNCCSVCHGPSVMATQEIGIPTCTLGQIRHRADLIVYWACNPWASHPRHVERYTNFSEGRFEKSEWKEYIQKIKATSGKKKLAAAARQSHFMKYQPPPRPQTCVVDAPPQTIQKMGRKMIVFDVRKTMTAEAADYFVQVEPNKDYEIIQALRCLVNDQELDVDKVGGVPVEYLKEVADALVNCEFGVIFFGLGLTASAGRFRNIEIAIALTRDLNKKTKFVISPMRGHFNVTGANVVFAWQTGYPYALDFSQGYPQYNPGENTAIDVLRRGDNDATLVISADPGAHFPKAAVQNMMKHPLITINPDWNAISRLGDVVFPTQWCGIEYEGTAYRMDHVPIVLRKVVEPPQGVLNDEELLTRILAEVRKIKAEKAAAAPPKTKCAAKVEAN encoded by the coding sequence ATGACGACCGAACTAAAATCCATTGTTTGTCCAATATGCGGCTGCCTCTGTGACGACCTTGAGGTAACCGTGGAAGATAACAAAATCGTCAAAATGAAAAATGGCTGTGCAGTCTGTGAAGCCAAAATGGTTCACGGCTACAACAGCGAAGAACGAATTTTAAAACCCATGATTCGAAAAGACGGCACATTAGTCCCTGTCTCTATGGATGAAGCCGTTCACAAAGCAGCCCAAATCCTCGCCGACGCCAAGTACCCGCTGCTGTTCGGCTGGAGCAGCTCAACCAGCGAAGCCCAACGCGTAGGCGTCGAGTTAGCTGAAGAATTAGGCTCAGCACTAGACAACTGCTGCAGCGTCTGCCACGGACCCTCCGTGATGGCTACCCAAGAAATCGGCATCCCAACCTGCACCTTGGGGCAAATCCGCCACCGCGCCGACCTGATTGTCTACTGGGCATGCAACCCCTGGGCTTCACACCCCCGACACGTAGAAAGATACACTAACTTTAGTGAAGGGCGTTTTGAGAAAAGCGAATGGAAAGAATACATCCAAAAAATAAAAGCTACCTCAGGAAAGAAAAAACTCGCCGCAGCAGCCCGCCAAAGCCACTTCATGAAATATCAACCTCCACCCCGTCCACAAACATGCGTCGTCGACGCCCCCCCACAAACCATCCAAAAAATGGGGCGTAAGATGATTGTTTTTGATGTGCGGAAAACTATGACTGCTGAAGCTGCGGATTATTTTGTGCAGGTGGAGCCTAACAAGGACTACGAAATCATACAAGCCCTCCGATGCCTTGTTAACGATCAGGAGTTGGATGTTGACAAAGTCGGCGGCGTCCCAGTTGAGTACCTCAAAGAAGTCGCCGATGCCTTGGTTAACTGTGAATTCGGCGTCATATTCTTCGGGCTTGGCTTAACCGCAAGTGCGGGCAGATTCAGAAACATCGAAATCGCCATTGCCTTGACGCGTGACCTTAACAAAAAAACCAAATTCGTCATCTCCCCCATGAGAGGACACTTCAACGTCACAGGCGCCAACGTGGTTTTCGCGTGGCAAACAGGCTACCCTTACGCGCTTGACTTCTCCCAAGGCTACCCCCAGTATAACCCCGGCGAAAACACCGCTATCGATGTGCTACGTCGCGGCGACAACGATGCAACTCTTGTCATCTCTGCCGACCCTGGCGCGCACTTCCCCAAGGCAGCCGTGCAAAACATGATGAAGCACCCCCTAATCACCATCAACCCTGACTGGAACGCCATCTCACGGCTCGGCGACGTTGTGTTTCCGACTCAGTGGTGCGGCATCGAATACGAAGGCACCGCCTACCGCATGGACCACGTGCCCATAGTGCTTAGAAAAGTTGTTGAGCCCCCACAGGGTGTCCTTAACGACGAAGAATTGCTCACACGGATTCTTGCCGAAGTCAGAAAAATTAAAGCTGAAAAAGCAGCCGCGGCGCCGCCAAAAACCAAATGCGCCGCAAAAGTGGAGGCTAACTAA
- a CDS encoding Rieske (2Fe-2S) protein — MSEDQDFFVPVLDEKDLQEGSMKRVSVEGTPVLLVKVAGEIFAIDNRCPHMSCGFDGGELDGNVIICPCHDWRFDLKTGSYEDQPEIKLVKFPWKIESGKIWVKVDEE, encoded by the coding sequence ATGAGTGAAGACCAAGACTTTTTTGTTCCAGTTTTAGATGAAAAGGACCTACAAGAAGGCTCCATGAAACGCGTATCTGTGGAAGGCACCCCAGTTCTACTGGTTAAGGTTGCGGGAGAAATCTTTGCTATCGACAACCGTTGCCCCCACATGAGCTGCGGCTTTGACGGCGGCGAACTGGATGGCAACGTGATTATTTGTCCCTGCCACGACTGGCGCTTTGACCTCAAAACAGGCTCCTACGAAGACCAACCTGAAATCAAACTGGTAAAGTTTCCGTGGAAGATTGAGTCAGGCAAAATCTGGGTCAAAGTCGACGAAGAGTAG